ATCAGCTTCAAACAGATCGCCGATTTCACCGGCATGCATGAGCTTGAGATTCAAGGGATTGCCGATGGGGATGTGGCCGCCGGTGTAAAAGGGTTTGATCCCGTTGCCAACAATCAGCTGGACCAGTCCGAGATTGATGCGGCTGAGAAGAGCCCGCTTCACGCGCTGAAGCTCAAATTCTATCAGGCGGCACAGGGCGAGGAAAAACGCCGTGGCCCGCGCTATACGCCTTTGTCCAAGCGTCAGGATCGCCCGGCCTCGATCCTTTGGCTGGTAAAGTTCCACCCTGAGCTGGCGGATGCACAAATCTCCAAGCTGGTGGGCACGACCAAGCCGACGATCACGGCGATCCGTGAGCGGACGCATTGGAACATTGCGAATATTCAGCCCATCGACCCGGTTGCGTTGGGTCTGTGCAAACAGACCGAGCTTGACGCAGCCGTGCAGAAGGCCGCCGCCAAGAAGGCCCGCGAAGGGGGGCCGATGACCGACGACGAGCGTCGTAAGCTTCTGAGCACCGAGCAGAGCCTGAGCGATGGTGGCGAGTCGAAAATACCCACGGCGATTGAGGGTCTTGAGACTTTCACGCTGGGCGAGGCGGAGCAGGATGCGCCGGAGAAACAATATGATGCGGAGAGCTTCTTCAACCTGCCCGAGAGCGGCGATGATGAGGACGAAGACGGCAAGTAAGCCGTTTTAAGCCGCGAGTAAGAGGGCCGATCCTGAGAGGGGTTGGCCCTTTGCCGTTGTCACAGAGCCTTGCGCGCGGCCAGAGCGGCGCTGATCGTGCCATCGTCGAGATAGTCCAGCTCGCCTCCGATAGGCACACCTTGCGCGAGCGATGTGAGCCGCACATGATTTTCCAACTGATCCGCGATGTAATGCGCCGTGGTCTGCCCGTCGATTGTAGCGTTCAGCGCAAGGATAACCTCGTTGATCCCCTCGGCCTCGATCCGGCGAATAAGGGCGGGGATGCGCAATTGCTCGGGGCCCACTTGGTCCAGCGCGCTGAGCGTGCCGCCCAGCACATGATAGCGGCCCTTGAAGCTGCCTGCGCGCTCCATCGCCCAGAGATCGGCCACATCCTCCACCACGCAGAGCAGGCCATTGGCCCGTTTGGGCGAAAGGCAGATATCACAGACAGGTGCCGTCCCGATATTGCCGCAGGTCTCGCAGGCGCGGGCGGTGGCGGCTACGATCTGCATGAGATCCGCAAGCGGCGTGAGCTTCAGATCGCGCTTGGCAATCAGGTGCAGCACCGCGCGGCGTGCCGAGCGCGGCCCGAGGCCGGGCAGCTTGGCCATCATCTCGATCAGGTTGTCTATGTCTCGGTTTGAGCTCAAGGCATCGTCCGGCAAATGCGGCCCCGGAGCACTGTCCGGGGTGGGGTTCAGAACGGCAGCTTCATATCCTTGGGCAGGCCCATGCCCTCGGTCAGTTTGCCCATCTCTTCTTGGGATTTCTCCGACGCTTTGGCCTGCGCGTCCTTGATGGCCGCGAGGATCAGGTCCTCGACCACTTCCTTGTCATCGCCCGAGAAGATGCTTGGATCGATATCGAGACTTTTCAGCTCGCCCTTATAGCTCGCCACCGCTTTCACAAGGCCCGCGCCGCTCTCGCCGGTCACGGTGAGGCTGTGCATCTCTTCTTGCAGGTCAGCCATCTTTTGTTGCATTTCCTGCGCGGCTTTCATCATCTTGGCCATGTCGCCCATCTGGCCCAATCCTTTGAACATCATGCGTCTCCTTGGTTTGATTTGTCTTAATATGTGGATGGCTGGGAGGCTTGCCTAGTCTTCCTCGAACGGGTCCCATTCATCATCAACCTCCGGCAGGGCCTCGGCCTGCGCCTCGGTTGCGATGTCTTTTTGGGTGCGGATCTGAAGGATCTTGGCGCCGGGGAAGGCCTGCATCACGGCCTGCACCAGCGGGTGCTCCGTGGCTTCGGCCTTGAGTGCCAGAGCGTCCGCATCGCGCATCTCGGCAATCGTTTCGTCGCCTCCCTCGTTTACAAGCGTCACCGCCCAGCGGTTTCCCGTCCACCGTTGCAACGCCGCACCAAGGCGATGGGCAAGGTCGGCGGGGGCGCGGTCGGTTGGAACAAACTCGATCCGGCCGGGCTGATAGGCGGCGAGGCGCAGACAGGTCTCGACCTCGACCAGAAGCTTCACGTCGCGGTTGGCGCGGATCAGCTCGACCACGTGGTGGAAGCTGGGAAACTGCGCGAGGGCAGGGTCCAGAGCCACGGCAAGTGCCGCACCGCCCGAGGCTGAGGGCGCGCCGGTCGGGGTGCCAGTTGCTGTGTGGTGCTGGGTCGCCATGGCGCCGGTGGACGCCGCCCCAAGGGCGCCCGCAGGGGCGGAAGAGGCGGCAGGCCCGCTCGTCTGTGGCCCGGCGGTCGGAGCCGCACTTGGCGGCGCGTCCTGCATCTTGCGCAGCAGCTCTTCCGGGCTGGGCAGGTCCGCCACATGCGTAAGGCGGATCACGGCCATCTCAGCGGCCATCATCGCGTTGGGTGCGGCTGCAACCTCCTCCAGCGCTTTGAGCAGCATTTGCCACATCCGCGTGAGTACCCGCATGGGCAGGGCGCCCGCCATCTCCAGCCCGCGGGTCCGTTCATCCGGGCTGATCGTGGGGTCCTCCGCGGCCTCTGGTGTGATCTTGACCACCGAGGTCCAATGGGTCACCTCGGCCAGATCCCGCAGTACGGCCAGCGGGTCGGCCCCGTCGGCATATTGCGCGCCAATCTCGGTGAGCGCGCCCGCCGCATCCCCCTTGAGGATCAGATCAAACAGGTCCAGCACGCGGCCCCGGTCGGCAAGGCCGAGCATCGCGCGCACCTGATCCGCACCCGTCTCGCCTGCGCCGTGGCTGATGGCTTGGTCCAAGAGCGAGGTTGCATCGCGGGCCGATCCTTCGGCGGCGCGGGTGATCAGCGCCAGCGCGTCATCGGTGATCTCGGCCCCTTCGGCGGCGGCAATCTTGCGCATCAGCGCGATCATGTCCTCCGGCTCGATTCGGCGCAAATCGAACCGCTGACAGCGGCTGAGCACCGTGACCGGCACTTTGCGAATCTCGGTCGTGGCGAAGATGAATTTGACGTGCTCCGGCGGCTCCTCCAGCGTTTTGAGAAGCGCATTGAAAGCGGAGGTGCTGAGCATATGCACCTCATCGATGATGTAGATCTTGTAGCGCGCAGACGCGGCCCGGTAGGCCACGGAATCGATAATCTCGCGGATGTCACCGACGCCGGTGCGTGAGGCCGCGTCCATCTCCATCACATCGACATGGCGGCCTTCCATGATGGCCGTGCAATGCTCGCAAACGCCGCAAGGCTCGGTCGTGGGGGTGCCGTTGCCGTCCGGGCCGATGCAATTCATCCCCTTGGCGATGATCCTCGCGGTGGTGGTTTTGCCGGTGCCGCGAATGCCCGTCATGATGAAGGCCTGCGCGATCCGGTCGGCGGCAAACGCGTTTTTCAACGTGCGCACCATCGCCTCCTGCCCCACCAGATCGGCAAAGGTCTCTGGCCGGTATTTACGGGCCAGAACGCGGTAGCCGGAGGGGGATGGATCGGTCATGGGCGGCCTTGGGCTTGGGGCGGGATTCGCATGTCTGCTCTAAGGTAGAGGGCCAAGCGGGCGGCGTCCATGGGCGCGGTTTGTGGTGTGCCTTTTGAGGTGGTTGAAACGGGTGGTGTCGTGACCCGTGCCTCAGCCGTTGATCTGGCGGCTGGAATGATGAAAGGCGAAATCATAGCCGAAGACGCCGACAGAGCCGACGGTTTGCAGGATGCCCTCTAGCTTCGCAAACATCGCCGTGCTGTGCGAACACCCCTGACAAACCATCCCTATGTGCCATGGGTAACTAGCCCCGGTTCGCGTGCACCGACGCAGTCGGGGTTCTTTCTTAGTAGAAAGTAAGCAATCGCAATACCTTGTCGTCGGGGCGATACTCCAAAGCGGCCATTAGGCGGAATGGTTGACCCTCTTTATCTGGCACTTCAATCACGATACTGAACTTCGTAACGTTGTGCTCTGCAAGATACGACATGTTGTAGATGTAGTTAGAGCGAAGCTTGCCACGGATTATTTTCTGCAACTCTTCCGTGGAAACATCGCTAAGCCCCGCATAATGGAGCGAACCCGCCTTCGCAGTCTTGATGTACTC
The nucleotide sequence above comes from Roseovarius carneus. Encoded proteins:
- a CDS encoding DNA polymerase III subunit gamma/tau, whose translation is MTDPSPSGYRVLARKYRPETFADLVGQEAMVRTLKNAFAADRIAQAFIMTGIRGTGKTTTARIIAKGMNCIGPDGNGTPTTEPCGVCEHCTAIMEGRHVDVMEMDAASRTGVGDIREIIDSVAYRAASARYKIYIIDEVHMLSTSAFNALLKTLEEPPEHVKFIFATTEIRKVPVTVLSRCQRFDLRRIEPEDMIALMRKIAAAEGAEITDDALALITRAAEGSARDATSLLDQAISHGAGETGADQVRAMLGLADRGRVLDLFDLILKGDAAGALTEIGAQYADGADPLAVLRDLAEVTHWTSVVKITPEAAEDPTISPDERTRGLEMAGALPMRVLTRMWQMLLKALEEVAAAPNAMMAAEMAVIRLTHVADLPSPEELLRKMQDAPPSAAPTAGPQTSGPAASSAPAGALGAASTGAMATQHHTATGTPTGAPSASGGAALAVALDPALAQFPSFHHVVELIRANRDVKLLVEVETCLRLAAYQPGRIEFVPTDRAPADLAHRLGAALQRWTGNRWAVTLVNEGGDETIAEMRDADALALKAEATEHPLVQAVMQAFPGAKILQIRTQKDIATEAQAEALPEVDDEWDPFEED
- a CDS encoding YbaB/EbfC family nucleoid-associated protein, which produces MFKGLGQMGDMAKMMKAAQEMQQKMADLQEEMHSLTVTGESGAGLVKAVASYKGELKSLDIDPSIFSGDDKEVVEDLILAAIKDAQAKASEKSQEEMGKLTEGMGLPKDMKLPF
- a CDS encoding DUF1013 domain-containing protein produces the protein MSKPLMAKATAVWLVDNTTISFKQIADFTGMHELEIQGIADGDVAAGVKGFDPVANNQLDQSEIDAAEKSPLHALKLKFYQAAQGEEKRRGPRYTPLSKRQDRPASILWLVKFHPELADAQISKLVGTTKPTITAIRERTHWNIANIQPIDPVALGLCKQTELDAAVQKAAAKKAREGGPMTDDERRKLLSTEQSLSDGGESKIPTAIEGLETFTLGEAEQDAPEKQYDAESFFNLPESGDDEDEDGK
- the recR gene encoding recombination mediator RecR, encoding MSSNRDIDNLIEMMAKLPGLGPRSARRAVLHLIAKRDLKLTPLADLMQIVAATARACETCGNIGTAPVCDICLSPKRANGLLCVVEDVADLWAMERAGSFKGRYHVLGGTLSALDQVGPEQLRIPALIRRIEAEGINEVILALNATIDGQTTAHYIADQLENHVRLTSLAQGVPIGGELDYLDDGTISAALAARKAL